In Paraburkholderia terrae, a genomic segment contains:
- a CDS encoding acyl-CoA dehydrogenase family protein: MTTHVESNPASQIQIAQALAQQFAESAVERDEQGGTPKAERDAIRASGLLSLSIPKQYGGTGASWTQTLDVVRTFARVDSSIAHVFGFHHLLLATVRLFGRPDQWEPWFEQTAQKNWFWGNTLNPLDTRTVVQRVDNAYEFSGRKSFCSGALDSDMLVASGLDAVSRKLLIAAIPTSRSGITLNHDWNSFGQRQTDSGSALFENVRVEESELLLEPGPLSTPFACLRPLLAQLIFTQMFLGIGEGVFAEMKHYTRHESRPWFKSPAEQASKDPHTLRRYGEFWVELESVRLLAGRAVQLFDEAWARGAELDETTRGHVAVAIATAKVAATRVGLDLTSRMFEVAGARATHGALRLDRFWRNLRTQTLHDPVDYKLQELGEWAVNDELPTPSFYS, encoded by the coding sequence ATGACGACACACGTTGAATCCAATCCCGCTTCGCAGATCCAAATAGCGCAGGCGCTTGCGCAGCAATTTGCCGAGAGTGCCGTCGAACGCGACGAACAGGGCGGCACGCCCAAGGCCGAGCGCGACGCAATCCGTGCCAGCGGCCTGCTGTCGCTGTCGATTCCGAAGCAATACGGCGGAACAGGCGCGAGCTGGACGCAGACGCTCGATGTCGTCAGAACGTTCGCGCGAGTCGACAGTTCGATTGCGCATGTGTTCGGATTCCATCATCTGCTGCTCGCTACCGTCCGGCTGTTCGGACGTCCGGATCAATGGGAGCCGTGGTTCGAGCAGACCGCGCAGAAGAACTGGTTCTGGGGCAACACGCTGAACCCATTGGATACGCGCACCGTGGTGCAACGCGTAGACAACGCGTATGAATTCTCCGGCAGGAAGAGCTTTTGCTCTGGGGCGCTCGACTCCGACATGCTGGTCGCCTCGGGGCTCGATGCCGTCAGCCGCAAGCTGCTGATCGCGGCGATACCCACTTCCCGTTCCGGCATCACGTTGAATCACGACTGGAACAGCTTCGGGCAGCGGCAAACGGATAGCGGCAGCGCGCTCTTCGAAAATGTGCGCGTTGAAGAAAGCGAACTGCTGCTCGAGCCTGGTCCGTTGAGCACGCCTTTCGCGTGCCTGCGTCCGTTGTTGGCGCAATTGATTTTTACGCAGATGTTTCTTGGCATCGGCGAAGGCGTTTTCGCGGAGATGAAGCACTACACGCGCCATGAATCGCGCCCCTGGTTCAAGTCGCCCGCGGAGCAAGCCAGCAAGGACCCGCATACGCTGCGTCGCTACGGCGAGTTCTGGGTTGAGCTGGAAAGCGTCCGTTTGCTGGCCGGGCGCGCGGTACAACTGTTCGACGAGGCCTGGGCGCGTGGCGCGGAACTCGACGAGACAACGCGCGGGCATGTTGCCGTTGCGATCGCGACGGCCAAGGTCGCCGCCACGCGCGTCGGTCTCGACCTGACCAGCCGGATGTTCGAGGTGGCGGGCGCGCGCGCCACGCATGGCGCACTGCGGCTCGACCGGTTCTGGCGCAATCTGCGCACGCAAACGCTGCATGATCCCGTCGACTACAAGTTGCAGGAACTCGGCGAATGGGCAGTGAACGATGAACTGCCCACGCCGTCGTTCTATTCCTGA
- a CDS encoding ABC transporter permease: MAATEQTLALKTRDSHSRAASERTLRKRPRDAMRLWRYAGYALPVVFLAVIEALVRTSVLPMHLVPAPSTIAQTLWDLGGTRVARHIGASIARVYAGFALGSALALLIGAAMGLSRRVDALLDPAFQALRAIPSLAWVPILLLWMGIDEAPKITLIAIGAFFPVQLSVVAGIHGVDRKLIEFGELNRLTPRAMFTRILLPASMPQIFTGLRTGLSLAWMFMVAAELIAATRGLGYLLSDGRETGRPDLVFGAILLLALLGKLSDGTFKLIETRVLSWRDAHHVSGDAP; this comes from the coding sequence ATGGCTGCCACTGAACAGACCCTCGCGCTCAAGACGCGCGATTCACACTCGCGGGCCGCAAGCGAACGCACATTGCGCAAGCGACCGCGCGACGCCATGCGGTTATGGCGCTACGCAGGGTATGCGTTGCCCGTCGTCTTTCTCGCCGTGATCGAAGCGCTGGTTCGCACGTCCGTGTTGCCGATGCATCTCGTCCCCGCTCCCAGCACGATCGCACAAACGCTGTGGGATCTCGGCGGTACACGCGTCGCGCGACACATCGGCGCGAGCATCGCGCGTGTGTACGCGGGCTTCGCGCTCGGCTCGGCGCTCGCGTTGCTGATCGGCGCGGCGATGGGATTGAGCCGCCGCGTCGATGCGCTGCTCGACCCTGCGTTTCAGGCACTGCGCGCGATTCCATCGCTCGCATGGGTGCCGATCCTGCTGCTGTGGATGGGCATCGACGAAGCACCCAAGATCACGCTCATCGCGATTGGCGCGTTCTTTCCCGTGCAGCTCAGTGTGGTCGCCGGCATTCATGGTGTTGACCGCAAGCTGATCGAATTCGGAGAGCTCAACCGGCTGACGCCGCGCGCGATGTTCACGCGCATTCTGCTGCCCGCGTCGATGCCGCAGATCTTCACGGGACTGCGCACGGGCCTCAGCCTCGCATGGATGTTCATGGTCGCGGCCGAACTGATCGCCGCGACGCGCGGCCTCGGCTATCTGCTCAGCGACGGCCGCGAGACGGGCAGACCCGATCTCGTGTTCGGCGCCATCCTGCTGCTGGCGTTGCTCGGCAAACTGAGCGACGGCACATTCAAGCTCATCGAAACGCGCGTGCTGTCCTGGCGCGATGCACACCACGTCTCGGGAGACGCGCCATGA
- a CDS encoding aliphatic sulfonate ABC transporter substrate-binding protein: protein MASVRGFAFFARARRAHVLRNIMTTAAAALALCYFGSTQAAPLAELKLDYAYYSPESLVIKRNGWLEQEFTADHTQVKWVLSLGSNRALEYLNSGAIDIGSTAGLAAVLGKANGNPIRAVYVFSRPEWTALVVRKDSPIKSLTDLKGKKIAATKGTDPFLFTLRALHTVGLSRDDVEIVNLQHPDGRTALANNQVDAWAGLDPHMAAAQIDDGARLLYRNVDFNTWGLLNAREDFIREHPEQLARVLKVYEKARVWIAAHPDDTAKIVSEESKVSLAVAKLQLSRNDFSHPQPGAQQIAALKAAAPILVDEQLVKSGTDLNQVIDALIDPRIAQPVIASNGAK, encoded by the coding sequence ATGGCATCGGTTCGGGGCTTTGCATTCTTCGCACGGGCGCGTCGCGCGCACGTTCTGCGCAACATCATGACGACGGCAGCCGCCGCGCTCGCGCTCTGCTATTTCGGAAGCACGCAGGCTGCGCCGCTTGCGGAGCTGAAGCTCGACTACGCGTATTACTCGCCGGAAAGCCTCGTCATCAAACGCAATGGCTGGCTGGAACAGGAGTTCACCGCCGATCATACGCAGGTCAAGTGGGTGCTGAGCCTGGGAAGCAACCGCGCTCTCGAGTATCTGAATAGCGGCGCCATTGATATCGGCTCGACAGCGGGTCTCGCAGCCGTGCTCGGCAAGGCAAACGGCAATCCGATCCGTGCGGTGTATGTGTTTTCCCGCCCCGAATGGACGGCGCTCGTCGTGCGCAAAGATTCGCCCATCAAGAGTCTCACCGATCTGAAAGGCAAGAAGATTGCCGCGACCAAGGGCACCGATCCGTTCCTCTTCACGTTGCGCGCGCTGCATACCGTGGGCCTCTCGCGCGATGACGTCGAAATCGTGAATCTCCAGCATCCGGACGGCCGCACCGCGCTCGCGAACAACCAGGTCGACGCGTGGGCCGGGCTCGACCCGCACATGGCCGCCGCGCAAATCGACGATGGCGCGCGGCTGCTTTATCGCAATGTCGATTTCAACACGTGGGGCCTGCTCAACGCACGCGAGGACTTCATCCGCGAGCATCCGGAGCAACTGGCTCGCGTATTGAAGGTCTATGAGAAAGCACGCGTGTGGATCGCCGCGCATCCCGACGATACGGCGAAGATCGTCTCGGAGGAATCGAAGGTCTCGCTCGCGGTCGCGAAGCTGCAACTCAGCCGCAACGACTTCAGCCATCCGCAGCCCGGCGCGCAACAGATCGCCGCGCTCAAGGCAGCCGCGCCGATTCTCGTCGACGAGCAGCTGGTGAAAAGCGGCACCGATCTCAATCAGGTCATCGACGCGCTGATCGATCCGAGAATCGCGCAGCCCGTCATCGCGAGCAACGGCGCGAAATGA
- a CDS encoding SfnB family sulfur acquisition oxidoreductase, with the protein MSTVESSLAAAQLPRRPDPARVKRIAGDSDALAAAHALAAVFATGAAERDRQRILPWAELDLWSESGLGAITVPGQYGGADVSFATLAEVFAILCAADPALGQIPQNHFGVLGVLREIGTPAQKARLYGEVLAGHRLGNAGPERRSAAASTVLQGTTRLRATEDGLRLDGKRFYSTGALFAHRVPARATDDAGRAVQVWVPRDAAGLTVIDDWSSFGQRTTASGTVIFENVLVDPQDVLSLWQLADRPGLFGPTSQLIQAAIDQGIAEAAVADALAFVRERARPWIDSGLERATDDPYIIADVGRLQIELHAAREVLLEAGHTLDAVAAAPIDAEASARASVAVAEAKVLTTRIALEASEKLFELAGSASTRAVHHLDRHWRNARTHTLHDPVRWKLHLLGNYHLNHVLPTRHSWN; encoded by the coding sequence ATGTCTACAGTCGAATCCTCTTTGGCCGCAGCGCAATTGCCGCGGCGTCCGGACCCCGCGCGCGTCAAGCGCATTGCTGGTGATTCCGACGCGCTCGCAGCCGCCCATGCGCTAGCGGCTGTCTTTGCAACAGGTGCGGCTGAGCGCGATCGCCAGCGCATCCTGCCTTGGGCCGAACTCGATCTATGGTCCGAAAGCGGACTGGGTGCGATCACGGTGCCGGGTCAATACGGCGGCGCGGATGTATCGTTCGCGACGCTGGCCGAAGTGTTCGCGATTCTCTGCGCGGCCGATCCCGCGTTGGGCCAGATTCCGCAGAATCATTTCGGCGTGTTGGGCGTGTTGCGTGAGATCGGCACGCCGGCGCAGAAAGCGCGCCTATATGGCGAAGTGCTTGCGGGTCATCGGCTCGGCAATGCGGGCCCGGAACGGCGCTCGGCCGCTGCGTCCACGGTGTTGCAGGGTACGACGCGGCTGCGCGCGACAGAGGACGGGCTGCGTCTCGACGGCAAGCGTTTCTATTCCACTGGCGCGCTGTTCGCTCACCGCGTGCCAGCGCGCGCGACGGACGATGCAGGACGTGCTGTCCAGGTCTGGGTGCCGCGCGATGCAGCGGGTCTCACGGTGATCGACGACTGGAGTTCGTTTGGTCAACGCACGACGGCGAGCGGCACGGTGATTTTCGAGAACGTCCTCGTCGATCCGCAGGATGTGCTGTCGCTCTGGCAGCTAGCCGACCGTCCTGGGTTGTTCGGCCCAACGTCGCAACTGATTCAGGCCGCCATCGATCAGGGCATCGCCGAGGCGGCTGTCGCCGATGCACTCGCATTCGTGCGCGAGCGCGCGCGGCCGTGGATCGATTCGGGCCTGGAGCGCGCGACGGACGATCCCTACATCATCGCCGACGTCGGCCGCCTGCAGATCGAGTTGCACGCCGCTCGCGAGGTGTTGCTGGAGGCGGGTCACACGCTCGATGCAGTTGCCGCCGCGCCCATCGATGCCGAGGCCAGCGCACGGGCGTCGGTTGCGGTGGCCGAGGCAAAGGTGCTGACAACACGCATCGCCCTCGAAGCGAGCGAAAAGCTTTTCGAACTGGCGGGTTCTGCTTCCACCCGCGCCGTACATCACCTCGACCGTCATTGGCGCAATGCGCGCACGCATACGCTGCATGACCCCGTGCGCTGGAAGCTGCATCTGCTCGGCAACTATCACCTGAATCATGTGCTGCCCACGCGGCATTCGTGGAACTGA